The sequence TAAATAACTTGCACCTATTAACAATATTTTAATGGGTGCATTATTTTTACAGCTTAACCGCCGCTCAGTCTAATAATGGCTTGCTTAATTAGCCGGCTTTCTTCTACTGCACCTAGTTGTTCTTTAAGCTCTTTAACTACTTGCTCGGTGCGTTTTTTATCAAAACCCATCGCTACTAAACTTAAAACTAGCTCGTCATCGGCACTGCCGGCCACATCATTATCGGCTAGCACCAACTTACCGCGCAAGGCTAAAATAATTTTTTGGGCGGTGGCTTTGCCTAAGCCCGGTAAACGACTAAGGGCGGCAATATCGTCGTTTTGTAAAGCGGCCATAAAATCGTCCGGAGTTAGGCCGCCCACTATCTTAATGGCCACTTTCGGCCCTACTCCATTTACTTTAATAAGGCTTAAAAACAAGCTGCGCTCTTTTTCGCTTAAAAAACCGTATAAAATCATAGAATCTTCTTTGTGCTGCAAATAACTATACAGCTTAACCCGTTCACCCAGTTTAACCCCAGCTAAAGTGGTTAAACTTACCAAAAAATGCCATTCAATATCGGCCACCGTTAAATAAAGACTATCGGCCGCTTTGCCGCTTACTTGCCCAGTAAAACTATTATACATATTATTTTATTGTAAAGGTGCAGCCCACACGCGCATCACTAATTTATGTTTTTCGCCGGGCTTTAAAGTTACCGCATTATTATTAACGTTACCGGCCTCGACACAAACAAAATTTTGATAATCGGTCTCGTTTACTTCATCACCTAACGCTCTTTGATAGGGGTTCCACACAATAGTCGATAGCGCCCCCTTTTTTTCGATGTGGATAACCCGCTTTAAGTTACTATCAACTATTTTTACCGGATTTTCATTATTAAAAAAGATTCTATCAATAAATTGATTAACAACTAATTTATCATCGGTATGTTTTTTAACTTTAAAATCGTCCATTTCATCGTAATAATTGGCGCCGGCTAAGCCTTCTATGGTTATGTCATTAATATTACCAACGGTAAAATAAGTGTGTAAGGCCTCGCTAAAACTTACATTAGCATCGCCTATATTAAGGGCCTCCAGCTCCATCTCTAAATAATCGCTTAAAGTTATTTTTAGCCGCAAAGTAACGGCGTAGCTATATTTAGCCGATTGATTTAAACTTAAAGCAATAACCGTTAAATCATCACTTTCTTCTATATTATCAATTACCCAAGTTTCGTTCCGGGCAAAACCGTGCTTGTCAAAGTGGCTGTTAAGTTCTTCCAGCCCAAAGCGTGGAAAACAAATGGGAATACCCCCGCGAATGGCCACTCCATTTTTAAAGCTGTTGTAATTGCCAAGCCAAAATAATTCTTGCCCATTTTTAGGGATATACGATAAAACCGTTGCCCCCATCGGCGTAAAGCTAAAGCTGGCTTTATTATTTTTAACGGTTATCTTATCAATTTCTCCTATTGTACTGCGTTCCATACCCTCTCCTTTTACTTGAAAAATTATAGCTATAATTTTTAATTTAAAGATAAATTACTTAGTCAAATTCCTGTTTACTATTCATTTATTATAGCAACTAATTAGTAAGTAAGCAACTGTTTTGTTTAAAATTAATTAAAACTTTACCCTATAACTTTTAATTAGGTCCCTAAATTTTTTATTCGACTAGATAAATAAGAGATAAAATAATTAAAAGCCGCTAGTTATGTAGCCGATACTTTAACTAATGGTTAAAATTGTTCATTTTTTGCTTTTACTTCTGGTGGCTATACAACTGCCGGCACAAGCTTACATTCAAAATCTAGAACGCAGCGACTTTCTTTTTAACACTCTGATTAACGATATTGCCGAAAATAATCGCCGTTTTGCCAACAGGCGCGAACCTTTACCGTTAATTTTTTACAGTTATTCCCCTAAGAACGGCGAAACTTTACAGCGTATTGCCGCCCGCCTTAACATTAGTTACGACAGTATCGCCAGCCTTAACGGCCTTTCCGGCCCCAATTTACCTACCGGTATCACCACCATTTTTATTCCCAACATGTCGGGGCTTGCCATTAACAGCGCCTACAGCGAAGATATTTTTTGGCGGGATATTGCAGGGCGTTTAAATGGCGATAATTATCTGCAAGGTTTTTTATATAATGATGGCATGCAGATTATTAATTTTTTTCCTAACGAACGTTTTACCCAAAGCGAACGCCGTATTTTTTTAAGCGATACCTTTAGAGCCCCGCTTAACGGCACTTTAGTCATTACCTCTCCTTTTGGCCAGCGGCCCGACCCCTTTGGCTCGCCGCGCGGCCACCACCATAATGGTATCGATTTACGGGCCGAACCTTACAGCCCGGTTTTAGCGGCCCGCGCCGGCGAAGTAACTACTATTGCCAGCAATAACGTTTTAGGGTTATACATAATTATTACCCACAGCGGCGGTTATCAAAGTTTATACGGTCATTTAAGCAGCGCCAGAGTAAATTTGGGGCAACGGGTTAATGCCGGGGCCTTAATTGCTTTAAGCGGCTACAGCGGAGCGATTACCGGCCCACATTTGCACTTTGAGATACGGCTTAACGGCAGCCCGGTAAATCCCACTATTTTTTTAAATATAAATTAATTATTTAATCAAATATATAACCAAAAATCAATCTGATACAACTCAATTAAGGGATATTTTACTGCAATTTATCATTATTTTAGTCGATAATCAATTTAGTGGCAAAATAAGCGGGACTACTATTTGACATAATTGAACTATAATGGTATGATTGAGAAAAATGAAAAAAACTAAGCCTAACAAAAGTAGATTAAAACATAATAAAAATTCTTTTATGACTGGCCTTAAAACTAAAGCCGGCTCTCTTTGGTATAAAACTAAAGAACCCTTAACCATTATGGTGGCGCCGCACAGCGGGGCCAAAGTTAGACAGTTTAGGGTATCTTTATTGCTGTTATGGGTTGTTATTGTGCTTACGTTGGCTTTGGTAGCCGGTATCGTCTTTTTTTCTACCGGTTACAACGATGTACGGCTTTCGCATATTGCCGAGCGTGACCGTACCAATGATGGAGCCGCTTCTTTAGCCCTTATTCAGCAAGAAATAAGAACGATAAGCCACGTTATCCCCTCCTTTAACGATGCCATTAATCATGCCGTTGGCCCGGTGGGTGATAATCGCGGCTTACCTAACAATAATATTTCCGGTGATATTTCTAGCTTTATCGAGATAACCGATAGCCAGCAGCATATTCAAGACGATTTACTTGCCCTTAGGCGGCTTCGGGCCGTTATCGAAAATTCGCTGCCGCAGCTGCGCACTATCCACGATACGCTTAATTCGCAGCGGGCTTTACTCTCCGAGATGCCCACCAGATGGCCGCTGGGCGGCGGGTACACAGGTTTTATCTCGCAGCTTTTTGGCCCTTCGCGCGACCCTTTTACCGGCGGCTTTCAGTTTCATACCGGTATCGATATTGCTTTAGGGTTTGGCGTACCCATCGTCGCTGCCGCTAACGGCACGGTTGTACGGCGCGAGTTTAATGCCGGCGGCTATGGCCTTTATGTTACCATTAGGCACAGCTATGGTTTTTCTACCTTGTATGCCCACATGCAGCGTTATAATGTTGATGTAGGTGATGTGGTTAGGCAAGGCGATGTGATTGGCCTAATGGGCAGCACCGGACGCTCCACAGGGCCGCACGTACACTTTGAGGTAATGATTGGCACCGAAAGGGTAGACCCTATGCGCTATCTTTCTATTAGTAACCAAGCCTACTCGCGTTTTATCCGCGACACGGGCTACGGCAGAGGTTTTTAACGTGGCTGCCGAAGAAACCTTTGTAAACTCTATCATCGGCGAAGGGGCGCATTTTAACGGCGATATAGAATTGCCCGGCCTCATTCGTATAGACGGTGATTTTTCCGGTATTATTAAAAAAGCCGACCGGGTGCTTATCAGTAAAACTGGCCGCGTTAAAAGCTCTATCCATGCCCGCGTGGTGGTGGTGGGCGGGGCGGTAGTAGGTGATATTATTGCCGAAGAGCACTTGGCTATTTTATCCACCGCTATGGTTATAGGGAATGTTAAAGCTCCTTCACTCTCCATCGAGGAAGGGGTCATTTTTCATGGCTTTTGCGAGGTAGTCAATAAATTAGATAGCAACAAAGAGGCGCCTGCGGCATCTTCGCGTTCTTTTGTTATTGAGTGGTAACTTATAACTATGGATATAACTACAACTAAAGCCTCTTTAGCTGCCGTTAAAGCCAGCAGCGAAAAAAAACGCAAAAAAGAAATAGAACGCAGCAGCTCTTTTCACGTAGCTTTAGATAGCGCTATCCACAGCGAAGAGCTCGCCGTAAAACCGCTTGAAGTAAGTGATAAAGCGATAGAAGATTTATTAGCTAAAGTTTTTACTTTGGGTAACGAGCTAAAACGGCAGCACACCCTTAGTAAATTAGGTGAATATCGCAGCTCTATCCGCCGGTTTTTAAATTTTGTCATCGATAACGCTTATCAGGCCGAGAAAGTGCAAGGCGCTTTAAATAAACGCACTCTGCGCTCTAAGGGTTACGATGTGGTTTATGTAGTAGACGAAAAACTAGATAAACTAGCGCGCACCGTACTTAACGAGCAACAAGATGTGCTGGCTATTTTAGCGCAGGTAGAAGAAATAAACGGCCTGTTAATTAATTTTTGGCGGTAATTTATGTGTGATAATAACTGTGAATGCCACAGCGAGCAAAATATTTATTCTTTAAAAGTTACTTACTCTAACGAAACTTTATTTACCAAGAGCGAAATAGAGTTAAAGCGCGGCGATTTTATTGTGGCAGCCACACGTTACGGTATTGATATGTTAGAGGTACGCGGCAAGGTATCGAGCTGTGCGGCTAGTGATGAATTGGTAGAGATTATCCGTTTAGCTACCGGCGCCGATTTTGTTAAAGCCGATAACAATAAATACTTAGCGACCGAAGCTTTTGTGGTAGCCAAGCGCAAAATTAATGAGCACGATTTACCGATGAAACTTATCGCCACTCATTACTTGTTAGAAGAAGAAAAAATTTTATTTTTGTTTACTGCTGATGGCCGTATCGATTTTAGAGAGCTGGTTAAAGATTTAGTGGCCACTTTCCACGTACGTATCGAGCTTAGGCAAGTTGGCGTGCGCGATGAAAGTTGTGCTTTAGGCGGCCTCGCCGTTTGCGGGCGCGATTACTGCTGCCACTCTATTAGTGATAAACTTAAAGCCGTTTCTATTAAAATGCTTAAAGACCAAGGCTTATCGTTAAACTCCAGTAAAATTTCGGGCAACTGCGGGCGTTTACTTTGCTGTGTCGCCTTTGAGCATAACTATTATATTGAGCAGCGTAAACTTACCCCCAGTAACAACAGTAAAATTAGAGTACAAGGTGAGCTTTGGAAAATAGCCGAAACTAACGTTATCAGCCAAAAAATTACTTTAATAGCCGACGATGGCCGCCTAGCTAGTTATCCCCTAAACCAGCTAAAGCGTACCGGTGAAGGCTGGGTATTAATTGATAATTAAAAAGTAAGAATTAAGAATAAAAAATTATGTTTCTCAACTATTAATTCTTACTTCTTAGTTTTTAACTATATTTTGCTTCAAAAGGGATATTCTTACTATCCGGTTCGTTTTCACCGGTAAAACCGCTTTCAACGGCCTGCTGTACCGCTTCGGTTAGCTCTTTTTGCTTAGCTTTCCCATACAGTTTACTATCGATAGCTTTCCCCACCACAATAGCTACTTTAGCCCCCTTAATCACACCTTTTTGGCCATGCATAATTTTCCAACTGCCATTTAAAGTAATAGGAACAATCGGGGCTTCGCTCATAATAGCTAAGCGAATGCTGCCACTTTTAAAATCGGTGTTTTTAGGGCCTTTACTGCGCGTCCCTTCAGGGTAAATTAAAGCCGGAAAACCTTCATTAACATTTTTAGCTACCTTAGCAAATAAAGCCTTTACCTCATCGGGTTTAGCTTTACGGTCTAAAAAATACGAGCCTAAATGCCAAATCCATAAGCCAATCACCGGTGTCCATACCAACTCTTTTTTGGCCAGCATACCCATCGGTCTGTTAAGATAACCATAAATAAGTAAAATATCCATAATTGATTGATGGTTTACCATATAAACACATTTATTATCGGTAGGAATATTTTCTGTACCAACTAACTTAACTTTTACACCTAGCATAAAAAAGAAATAGCGCGAAACCAGCATTAAAGTTTTTTGACTAAGTACTCTTATCGCTTTCGGCATAATCAAAATTAGTAGCGACTGAATAATTTGCGCCACAATAATAAATGGCACTGCTAATAAAGCAATAAAAAAAACTCTCAATTTACTAAACAACGATAGCATTCATTAACCTCTTTAATTACATTTATTTTACATTCTGCCCAAAATAGCTAATGGCTTGGTTTTACTAGCTTTACGCAAAGGCAGGTAAGCCGTTATAGCGGCCAACAAAGTTACCAATAAAGCTA comes from Spirochaetaceae bacterium and encodes:
- a CDS encoding 1-acyl-sn-glycerol-3-phosphate acyltransferase, which produces MPKAIRVLSQKTLMLVSRYFFFMLGVKVKLVGTENIPTDNKCVYMVNHQSIMDILLIYGYLNRPMGMLAKKELVWTPVIGLWIWHLGSYFLDRKAKPDEVKALFAKVAKNVNEGFPALIYPEGTRSKGPKNTDFKSGSIRLAIMSEAPIVPITLNGSWKIMHGQKGVIKGAKVAIVVGKAIDSKLYGKAKQKELTEAVQQAVESGFTGENEPDSKNIPFEAKYS
- a CDS encoding polymer-forming cytoskeletal protein, translating into MAAEETFVNSIIGEGAHFNGDIELPGLIRIDGDFSGIIKKADRVLISKTGRVKSSIHARVVVVGGAVVGDIIAEEHLAILSTAMVIGNVKAPSLSIEEGVIFHGFCEVVNKLDSNKEAPAASSRSFVIEW
- a CDS encoding M23 family metallopeptidase, which encodes MVKIVHFLLLLLVAIQLPAQAYIQNLERSDFLFNTLINDIAENNRRFANRREPLPLIFYSYSPKNGETLQRIAARLNISYDSIASLNGLSGPNLPTGITTIFIPNMSGLAINSAYSEDIFWRDIAGRLNGDNYLQGFLYNDGMQIINFFPNERFTQSERRIFLSDTFRAPLNGTLVITSPFGQRPDPFGSPRGHHHNGIDLRAEPYSPVLAARAGEVTTIASNNVLGLYIIITHSGGYQSLYGHLSSARVNLGQRVNAGALIALSGYSGAITGPHLHFEIRLNGSPVNPTIFLNIN
- a CDS encoding YaaR family protein, giving the protein MDITTTKASLAAVKASSEKKRKKEIERSSSFHVALDSAIHSEELAVKPLEVSDKAIEDLLAKVFTLGNELKRQHTLSKLGEYRSSIRRFLNFVIDNAYQAEKVQGALNKRTLRSKGYDVVYVVDEKLDKLARTVLNEQQDVLAILAQVEEINGLLINFWR
- a CDS encoding D-hexose-6-phosphate mutarotase → MERSTIGEIDKITVKNNKASFSFTPMGATVLSYIPKNGQELFWLGNYNSFKNGVAIRGGIPICFPRFGLEELNSHFDKHGFARNETWVIDNIEESDDLTVIALSLNQSAKYSYAVTLRLKITLSDYLEMELEALNIGDANVSFSEALHTYFTVGNINDITIEGLAGANYYDEMDDFKVKKHTDDKLVVNQFIDRIFFNNENPVKIVDSNLKRVIHIEKKGALSTIVWNPYQRALGDEVNETDYQNFVCVEAGNVNNNAVTLKPGEKHKLVMRVWAAPLQ
- a CDS encoding M23 family metallopeptidase gives rise to the protein MKKTKPNKSRLKHNKNSFMTGLKTKAGSLWYKTKEPLTIMVAPHSGAKVRQFRVSLLLLWVVIVLTLALVAGIVFFSTGYNDVRLSHIAERDRTNDGAASLALIQQEIRTISHVIPSFNDAINHAVGPVGDNRGLPNNNISGDISSFIEITDSQQHIQDDLLALRRLRAVIENSLPQLRTIHDTLNSQRALLSEMPTRWPLGGGYTGFISQLFGPSRDPFTGGFQFHTGIDIALGFGVPIVAAANGTVVRREFNAGGYGLYVTIRHSYGFSTLYAHMQRYNVDVGDVVRQGDVIGLMGSTGRSTGPHVHFEVMIGTERVDPMRYLSISNQAYSRFIRDTGYGRGF
- the ruvA gene encoding Holliday junction branch migration protein RuvA; the protein is MYNSFTGQVSGKAADSLYLTVADIEWHFLVSLTTLAGVKLGERVKLYSYLQHKEDSMILYGFLSEKERSLFLSLIKVNGVGPKVAIKIVGGLTPDDFMAALQNDDIAALSRLPGLGKATAQKIILALRGKLVLADNDVAGSADDELVLSLVAMGFDKKRTEQVVKELKEQLGAVEESRLIKQAIIRLSGG